One part of the Acinetobacter sp. XS-4 genome encodes these proteins:
- a CDS encoding aldo/keto reductase, producing MKYRTLGQTGEKVSALGLGCMGMSFAYGASDDTQSIATLEKALDLGINFWDTADMYGNGANEVLLSKVLEKHRDKVFLATKFGFRYKEDNLNPQNSLESYIDGSPEWIKVAVENSLKRLNTDVIDLYYAHRIDPNIPVEDTIGAMADLVQQGKVRYLGLSEASAETIRKAHAIHPIAAVQHEYSLLTRELEDTHFQTVRELGISLVPYSPLSRGLITNTLDVSSLDENDFRRQLPRYQGDNWKNNQSLAQAFSNFAQSKNATAAQLALAWILAQGEDIIPIPGTRKIERLVENAGAVDLDLTAADLAEIEAIIARYPNMGARYNAQQLAAVNH from the coding sequence ATGAAATATAGAACTTTAGGACAAACAGGCGAAAAAGTATCAGCACTTGGTTTAGGTTGTATGGGAATGAGCTTTGCCTATGGTGCCTCAGACGACACACAAAGCATTGCCACTCTAGAAAAGGCATTAGACCTCGGCATTAACTTTTGGGACACCGCCGACATGTACGGCAACGGCGCAAATGAAGTTTTGCTCTCAAAAGTTTTAGAAAAACATCGCGACAAAGTGTTCTTGGCGACCAAATTTGGCTTTCGCTATAAAGAAGACAACCTTAACCCACAAAACTCTTTAGAGTCTTATATCGACGGCTCTCCAGAGTGGATTAAAGTTGCGGTCGAAAACAGTTTAAAACGCCTAAATACAGACGTGATTGATTTGTATTATGCGCACCGCATAGATCCAAACATTCCAGTTGAAGACACCATTGGCGCAATGGCTGACTTGGTGCAACAAGGTAAAGTTCGTTACCTAGGACTCAGTGAAGCATCGGCTGAAACCATTCGTAAAGCGCATGCGATTCACCCAATTGCAGCAGTTCAACATGAATATTCATTGCTTACCCGTGAGCTGGAAGATACACACTTTCAAACCGTTCGTGAGTTAGGCATTAGCCTTGTGCCGTATTCACCACTATCGCGTGGTTTAATCACCAATACGCTTGATGTGAGCAGCCTAGACGAAAACGATTTCCGTCGTCAGTTACCACGTTATCAAGGCGATAACTGGAAAAATAACCAAAGCTTGGCACAAGCATTTAGCAACTTTGCCCAAAGCAAAAATGCAACAGCGGCTCAACTGGCTTTGGCTTGGATTTTGGCGCAAGGTGAAGACATTATTCCAATTCCGGGTACACGTAAAATCGAACGTCTCGTAGAAAATGCAGGTGCTGTAGACCTTGATTTAACAGCAGCAGATTTGGCAGAAATTGAAGCGATTATTGCGAGATATCCAAACATGGGCGCACGCTATAACGCTCAGCAACTTGCTGCGGTGAACCACTAA
- a CDS encoding response regulator transcription factor — protein METIHDFYRRFSLTRDSDYSVPSTSFGHFNVFQRDACSFLTPYSRRDYYKISLVLGTGELHYANRWIQVDRPALLFSNPMVPYAWEINSPEQAGWFCLFTEEFVNQESRQSFLKDSPLFKVDGDPLYFLNDQQVEEISFIFKKMMNDINSDYIHKYNVLRNYLHLLVHEAMKMQPTQQFEKHSNAAVRICHLFFELLERQFPIDSPHFQLKLKTAHDYAYGLSVHVNHLNRAVKEATGKTTSEHISSRITQEAKALLQHTSWNISEIAYSLGFEYSAYFTNFFKKNTGFSPKKFREDCVA, from the coding sequence GAAACGATACATGATTTTTATCGCCGCTTTTCTTTAACCAGAGATAGCGATTACTCGGTTCCATCGACTTCGTTTGGACATTTCAACGTGTTCCAACGCGATGCCTGCTCGTTTCTGACACCTTATAGCCGCCGCGATTATTATAAAATTTCACTGGTTTTAGGCACAGGTGAACTTCACTACGCCAACCGCTGGATTCAAGTAGACCGCCCTGCTTTATTGTTTTCAAACCCGATGGTTCCCTACGCTTGGGAAATTAATTCGCCTGAACAGGCAGGCTGGTTTTGTCTATTTACCGAAGAGTTTGTAAACCAAGAATCTAGACAAAGTTTTTTAAAAGACTCACCACTATTTAAAGTCGACGGCGACCCGCTATATTTTTTAAATGACCAACAAGTTGAAGAAATTTCATTTATTTTCAAAAAGATGATGAATGATATAAATTCAGACTATATTCATAAATACAACGTTTTAAGAAACTATTTGCACCTACTTGTGCATGAAGCCATGAAAATGCAACCGACCCAACAGTTTGAAAAACATAGTAATGCTGCGGTTCGGATTTGCCATTTGTTCTTTGAATTATTAGAACGCCAGTTTCCCATCGACTCGCCCCATTTTCAGCTTAAACTCAAAACTGCACATGACTATGCCTATGGTCTGTCGGTGCATGTGAACCATTTAAACCGAGCTGTAAAAGAAGCCACAGGTAAAACGACGTCTGAGCATATTAGCTCGCGCATTACGCAAGAAGCCAAAGCTCTGCTACAACACACCAGTTGGAATATTTCCGAAATTGCCTATAGCTTAGGCTTTGAATATTCAGCGTATTTCACTAACTTTTTCAAGAAAAATACGGGTTTTTCACCTAAAAAGTTCCGAGAAGACTGTGTGGCCTAA